A single window of Salvia splendens isolate huo1 chromosome 6, SspV2, whole genome shotgun sequence DNA harbors:
- the LOC121808962 gene encoding secreted RxLR effector protein 161-like has protein sequence MLRKFGLENVKEVSVPMGQHYNISMDQRPKSDAKAAEMQKIPYASIISSAMYAMISTRPDIAQAVSATSRYMSNHRKEHWLALRWLMKYQKGASNIGILFDGAKECTDDALMGWSDSDYAGNIDTRRSQSVYIFTLYGAAISWKSSLQAVVALSTTEAEFMALAATVKESFWLRGILKDFG, from the coding sequence ATGCTCAGAAAATTTGGGCTTGAAAATGTGAAAGAAGTGTCAGTTCCTATGGGTCAGCACTATAATATCTCAATGGACCAAAGACCAAAATCTGATGCAAAAGCAGCTGAAATGCAGAAGATACCTTATGCAAGTATAATTAGCAGTGCTATGTATGCTATGATTAGCACAAGGCCTGACATAGCTCAAGCTGTGTCTGCAACCAGCAGGTACATGTCAAACCATAGGAAGGAGCACTGGTTAGCTCTGAGGTGGTTGATGAAATATCAGAAAGGAGCCAGCAACATTGGAATCTTGTTTGATGGTGCAAAGGAGTGTACAGATGATGCTTTGATGGGGTGGTCAGATTCTGATTATGCAGGAAACATAGACACTAGAAGGTCCCAGTCTGTCTACATATTTACACTCTATGGTGCTGCTATAAGTTGGAAGAGTAGCCTTCAAGCTGTGGTTGCATTGTCCACAACAGAGGCAGAATTTATGGCTCTAGCAGCTACAGTCAAGGAGAGTTTCTGGCTCAGGGGTATATTGAAAGACTTTGGATAG